One Malaclemys terrapin pileata isolate rMalTer1 chromosome 21, rMalTer1.hap1, whole genome shotgun sequence DNA window includes the following coding sequences:
- the LOC128827293 gene encoding phospholipase A2 inhibitor and Ly6/PLAUR domain-containing protein-like, with protein MAAHLALCLLSALLATGGCLKCERCSSADKTCSGEPQDCAPSQTACLILTSETRVGKEQKLGTYKGCTEKKFCPPRSSSLSSAFGLRVRSAAKCCQRDLCNKGAVRLPRAQPKPSGLQCPGCVSEGTECQANETVSCLGAENHCVYFAGSITTGTRNYTYAVRGCATKSTCASKVGVYKLPGVFTDIVITSECSPAPTPGPKQST; from the exons ATGGCGGCCCACCTGGCCCTCTGCCTGCTGTCCGCGCTGCTGGCCACGG gtgGCTGCCTGAAGTGCGAACGCTGCAGCAGCGCTGACAAGACGTGCTCCGGAGAGCCACAGGACTGCGCTCCCTCCCAGACCGCCTGCCTCATCCTCACCTCGGAGACCAGAGTCG ggaaggagcagaaactGGGCACCTACAAGGGCTGCACCGAGAAGAAGTTCTGCCCCCCGCGATCCTCCAGCCTCAGTTCTGCCTTCGGCCTGCGTGTGCGGAGCGCCGCCAAGTGCTGCCAGCGGGACCTGTGCAACAAGGGGGCCGTGAGGT TGCCACGGGCGCAGCCCAAGCCCAGCGGGCTGCAGTGCCCGGGCTGCGTGTCCGAGGGCACCGAATGCCAGGCCAATGAGACCGTGAGCTGCCTGGGCGCCGAGAACCACTGCGTCTATTTCGCTGGATCCATCACAACCG GCACCCGGAATTACACCTACGCCGTGCGCGGCTGTGCCACGAAAAGCACCTGCGCTAGCAAGGTGGGGGTGTACAAGCTGCCGGGGGTCTTCACCGACATCGTGATAACGTCCGAATGcagcccggcccccacccccggccccaagcAGAGCACTTAG